From the genome of Cyanobacteriota bacterium:
TATCTCATTGATCTGGGTAGTCGCAATGGCACCTTTGTCAACGGTCGTCGAGTTACTATTCCTGTGCCAATTCAAAGTGGCGACCACATTACATTTGGGCAAACTGAACTAGAGTTCTATTGTCCTCATAGCGTTAAATTGACTAAATCTGACAATAATGAGCTAGATACAGACAATCGAGAAACGACGGCAACTGCGATTTTGCATGTCCGCAAGCTAATTTCTGTACTGGTAATTGATATTCGCAACTTCACAGGGCTGACACGCCAAATGGATGAAAAGATCCTGTCAGAGATGATTGGTTCTTGGTTTCGGCAGGCTGGTCAAATCATCCGCACCTATGGCAGTTGGGTTGACAAGTATATTGGCGATGCCATCATGGCAGTTTGGATTCATGAGTCAGAAAACGTGAGTCACGATGAAATGTTACAAATTTTCCGTGCCCTCAGTGCTCTTTACAACATGACCAGCACCCTAGCTACTAATTATCCTTTGCCATTCCCGTTGCGAATTGGAGCTGGAATCAACACGGGCTACGCCATGGTTGGTAACACGGGTAGTGGCGATCGCCCTGACTACACTGCCCT
Proteins encoded in this window:
- a CDS encoding adenylate/guanylate cyclase domain-containing protein, producing YLIDLGSRNGTFVNGRRVTIPVPIQSGDHITFGQTELEFYCPHSVKLTKSDNNELDTDNRETTATAILHVRKLISVLVIDIRNFTGLTRQMDEKILSEMIGSWFRQAGQIIRTYGSWVDKYIGDAIMAVWIHESENVSHDEMLQIFRALSALYNMTSTLATNYPLPFPLRIGAGINTGYAMVGNTGSGDRPDYTALGDTVNAAFRLESSTKQIGCDVALGEQTYAHLAPLVTDKSLFKSFSVDLKGYEVPMTTFACTFEALDQFLATYGVTTICNH